The following coding sequences are from one Selenomonas sputigena ATCC 35185 window:
- the fliB gene encoding flagellin lysine-N-methylase has protein sequence MKRQDECLEKDAARGGESDEGGGKAAESIFASAAAPRPCLQPVYMRRFVCDGRRCGSLCCCAKWGVALDAATLARYEGRPELLHELKKGLERSEATGGWIMRHEDGRCVFLREDGLCSLHRRFGIGAISDVCAEYPRKMHEVGDTLDRALCLSCPVAAEEVLFTEEPLAFEWVEVAAPRPAYVDRMPLGTPLSAAVFRSLQLAGIALLAERRLSLDARLAALGLLLARAEAYVEQGAAEDLTRDAAAIADAAAGEAKALLAANPFDAALYLGFFQRLFPALAQATEDDLPETAAYLARIRRAFGEGDGDAASGRGAVEKKSVCAALAERRRRYGERILSKHGNALENWLVNEFLIGRYPLTGGTSFLANYEVFVVLYKMLEFLLLADPALDEGGVSALQVMTDATEKDVESVGQDERTKRSILAAAGWLAVRTNHFPGYIDALAEKIARLLPEDRLLSLLDGNF, from the coding sequence GTGAAGCGGCAGGATGAGTGCTTGGAAAAGGACGCAGCACGGGGGGGAGAGAGCGATGAAGGCGGCGGGAAGGCCGCTGAGTCCATCTTCGCGTCCGCCGCCGCGCCGCGACCGTGCCTGCAGCCTGTTTACATGCGCCGCTTCGTCTGCGATGGCAGGCGATGCGGCTCGCTCTGCTGCTGTGCGAAGTGGGGCGTCGCGCTCGATGCGGCGACATTGGCGCGCTATGAGGGGCGGCCGGAGCTTCTGCACGAATTGAAAAAAGGCTTGGAACGCAGCGAGGCAACGGGCGGCTGGATCATGCGCCACGAAGATGGTCGCTGCGTTTTTTTGCGCGAGGATGGGCTTTGCTCGCTGCACCGACGCTTCGGCATCGGCGCGATCTCCGACGTCTGCGCCGAGTACCCGCGCAAGATGCACGAGGTCGGAGATACGCTTGACCGCGCCCTGTGTCTGAGCTGTCCCGTGGCGGCAGAGGAAGTCTTGTTCACCGAAGAGCCGCTGGCATTCGAGTGGGTGGAAGTCGCCGCGCCGCGCCCCGCTTATGTTGATCGCATGCCGCTTGGCACACCGTTGTCGGCGGCGGTCTTCCGCAGCCTGCAGCTTGCAGGAATCGCGCTCTTGGCCGAGCGACGCCTCTCGCTCGACGCGCGTCTCGCGGCGCTCGGCCTCCTGCTCGCGCGCGCCGAAGCGTATGTCGAGCAGGGGGCGGCGGAAGATCTGACAAGGGACGCCGCCGCCATCGCCGATGCCGCCGCAGGGGAGGCAAAGGCTCTTCTCGCGGCGAATCCCTTCGATGCAGCGCTGTATCTGGGATTCTTCCAACGGCTCTTTCCTGCTCTGGCACAGGCGACGGAAGACGATTTGCCCGAAACGGCGGCGTATTTAGCGAGGATTCGCAGAGCCTTCGGCGAAGGGGACGGCGACGCAGCGAGCGGGCGAGGAGCTGTGGAAAAGAAAAGCGTCTGCGCTGCCCTTGCGGAGCGGCGCAGACGCTATGGAGAGAGAATCCTTTCAAAGCACGGCAATGCCTTGGAAAACTGGCTCGTTAACGAATTTCTGATCGGACGCTACCCTCTGACGGGCGGCACGAGTTTCCTGGCAAACTATGAAGTGTTCGTCGTGCTTTACAAGATGCTGGAGTTTCTGCTGCTTGCGGACCCTGCGCTTGATGAAGGGGGAGTATCTGCGCTACAGGTGATGACGGATGCGACCGAAAAGGATGTCGAAAGTGTGGGGCAAGATGAGCGGACAAAGCGGAGTATTCTAGCTGCCGCAGGTTGGCTTGCCGTGCGCACGAATCATTTCCCTGGCTATATCGACGCGCTGGCGGAAAAGATCGCCCGCCTGCTGCCCGAAGATCGTCTGCTCAGCCTGCTCGACGGGAACTTTTGA
- a CDS encoding YnfA family protein, whose protein sequence is MLVLKSLAYFLLAGLFEIGGGYLIWQWLRNGASLWYAFFGAVILILYGVVPTLQPEGSFGRVYAAYGGVFIVLSLLWGWRVDGIAPDRFDIIGSAIALAGVAVIMYAPR, encoded by the coding sequence ATGCTTGTGTTGAAATCTCTTGCGTATTTCCTTCTGGCCGGATTGTTCGAGATCGGCGGCGGCTATCTGATCTGGCAGTGGCTGCGAAACGGCGCGAGTCTTTGGTATGCTTTTTTCGGCGCGGTCATCCTGATCCTTTACGGCGTCGTGCCGACGCTGCAGCCCGAGGGCAGTTTCGGGCGCGTCTACGCCGCTTACGGCGGCGTCTTTATCGTATTGTCGCTCCTCTGGGGCTGGCGCGTCGACGGCATTGCGCCCGACCGCTTCGACATCATCGGCAGCGCCATCGCGCTCGCGGGCGTCGCTGTCATCATGTACGCGCCGCGCTGA
- the rfbG gene encoding CDP-glucose 4,6-dehydratase, with protein MKKMTRRNDLAFYRGKRVLLTGHTGFKGIWISKLLLGAGAHLTGFSLASPTVDGARLFEKLKLADSMRSIEGDVRDLASLRAAFREARPEIVVHLAAQPLVRESYRTPVETYAVNVMGTAHVLECVRESDTVRSFLNVTTDKVYENKEWEWGYREDERLMGFDPYSNSKSCAELVTASYRQSFFADGGVRISTARAGNVIGGGDFSPERIVPDCIRAASEGRAVVLRNPASTRPYQHVLEPLSAYLRIAHAQASDASLAGSYNVGPADSDCVTTGDLAELFCRAWGEGASWRAEEECAAPHEAGFLKLDSSRIKARLGWQPRWHIEEAIAHTVDWAKSWRAGEDVGDVMEAQIAAYFEEAEA; from the coding sequence ATGAAGAAAATGACGCGGCGGAATGACCTTGCGTTTTATCGCGGCAAACGCGTGCTTTTGACGGGGCATACGGGCTTCAAGGGGATATGGATCTCGAAACTGCTGCTCGGCGCGGGAGCGCATCTTACAGGATTTTCGCTCGCTTCGCCGACGGTGGACGGCGCACGGCTCTTTGAGAAGCTGAAGCTGGCGGATTCCATGCGTTCGATCGAGGGCGATGTGCGCGATCTCGCATCTCTTCGCGCGGCCTTTCGCGAGGCTCGTCCCGAGATCGTCGTGCATCTTGCGGCGCAGCCGCTCGTGCGCGAGAGCTATCGTACGCCCGTCGAGACGTATGCTGTGAACGTCATGGGAACGGCACATGTCCTCGAATGTGTGCGGGAAAGCGATACGGTCCGTTCTTTTCTCAATGTGACGACGGACAAGGTCTACGAGAACAAGGAATGGGAATGGGGCTACCGCGAGGACGAGCGGCTCATGGGCTTCGACCCGTACTCGAACAGCAAGAGCTGTGCGGAGCTTGTGACGGCGAGCTACCGCCAGAGCTTCTTCGCGGATGGCGGCGTGCGCATCTCGACGGCGCGCGCGGGCAATGTCATCGGCGGCGGAGATTTCTCGCCCGAGCGCATCGTGCCCGACTGCATACGCGCGGCGAGCGAAGGACGCGCCGTCGTCCTTAGGAATCCCGCATCGACGCGGCCCTATCAGCATGTCTTGGAGCCTCTCTCTGCGTATTTGCGCATCGCGCACGCGCAAGCAAGCGATGCGTCGCTCGCCGGAAGCTACAACGTCGGGCCTGCGGACTCCGACTGCGTGACGACGGGCGATCTGGCCGAGCTCTTCTGCCGCGCTTGGGGCGAGGGCGCTTCGTGGCGTGCTGAGGAGGAGTGCGCCGCGCCGCACGAGGCGGGCTTCCTGAAGCTCGACTCCTCACGCATCAAGGCGCGTCTCGGCTGGCAGCCGCGCTGGCACATCGAGGAGGCGATCGCGCATACTGTCGATTGGGCGAAATCATGGCGGGCGGGCGAGGACGTCGGTGACGTCATGGAGGCGCAGATCGCCGCCTATTTCGAGGAGGCGGAGGCGTGA
- a CDS encoding adenosylcobalamin-dependent ribonucleoside-diphosphate reductase gives MEKWFDTEIGRSILQAKYYHAGETEPHEFIERVAGIFSPEVREKMRAYLEDGALSPAGRTLYAAGAKGKFKSSLSNCYIMPSPTDDIESIFTVNQQIAKIFSYGGGIGVNISGLRPKDSRVNNVARSSTGAVSFLKIFNTTGEVISQNGRRGAMLVALDSEHPDIYEFLHMKQENEKLASMNLSILFSDAFMQAVIDDAEYELTFDVEATGEKIRRTIRAAEFFDEYCQTQWDWGDPGALFKDRLNDYTLLSGYDEYKIEVTNPCGEFGGNAYNSCNLMSLNLYSFIEDKFGDAPHIAEEEFRAAIQTAVRALDEVLDYGFDTQPLEENRQCIRDWRSVGLGLFGVADAFVAMKLAYGSRESCDFIQGVLRTMFTEAARTSAALAKEKGAFGKYDWEKTKKSPLIQRLAEEAPEVYAEIKEYGLRNGTLLSIAPTGTISLLMGVFSGGCEPLYQISYERTTHKMEEGSGSFRVYAHSVSDLLDYHKLPHDLTNEDIKKRFPWVIESHDVPYLHRVELQAAMQKYVDNSISSTVNLKHAATPADIRNIYLAAWKSRCKGITVFRDGCKRGNILGVKEAAEQEIAYDTVRPRRRDNIARLEGVTLLRHTSCVDKMYITVNKTSDGDVFELFTNTSGGCQSNIATITRLTSLALRSGVRVKDIIKQLTVSRCSACQALIRSGRKDISLSCGSAIGTALAEIYNECQKDETAKYKDKSDDKAINKECPECKRHTLRPEGNCVTCTYCGWSKCE, from the coding sequence TTGGAAAAGTGGTTTGACACGGAAATCGGCAGGAGCATCCTGCAGGCAAAATATTATCATGCGGGAGAGACAGAGCCGCACGAGTTCATCGAGCGCGTGGCAGGCATCTTCTCGCCCGAGGTGCGCGAAAAGATGCGCGCTTACCTTGAAGATGGCGCACTCTCGCCCGCGGGGCGCACGCTCTACGCAGCAGGCGCGAAGGGCAAGTTCAAGAGCAGCCTGTCGAACTGCTACATCATGCCGTCGCCGACGGACGACATCGAGTCCATCTTCACCGTCAACCAGCAGATTGCCAAGATCTTCTCCTACGGCGGCGGCATCGGCGTGAACATCAGCGGCCTGCGCCCCAAGGACAGCCGCGTGAACAACGTCGCGCGCAGCTCGACGGGCGCTGTATCCTTCCTCAAGATCTTCAACACGACGGGCGAAGTCATCAGCCAAAACGGCAGACGCGGCGCGATGCTCGTCGCGCTCGACTCGGAGCATCCCGACATCTACGAATTCCTGCACATGAAGCAAGAGAACGAGAAACTCGCCTCGATGAACCTCTCAATCCTCTTCTCCGACGCCTTCATGCAGGCCGTCATCGACGATGCCGAATACGAACTGACCTTCGACGTCGAGGCGACGGGCGAAAAGATCCGCCGGACGATCCGCGCCGCCGAATTCTTCGATGAATACTGTCAGACGCAGTGGGATTGGGGCGATCCCGGCGCACTCTTCAAGGACAGGCTCAACGACTACACGCTGCTCTCGGGCTACGACGAATACAAGATCGAGGTCACGAACCCCTGCGGCGAGTTCGGCGGCAATGCCTACAACTCATGCAACCTCATGAGCCTCAACCTCTATTCCTTCATCGAGGACAAGTTCGGCGATGCGCCGCATATTGCAGAAGAGGAGTTCCGCGCCGCCATCCAGACGGCCGTGCGTGCGCTCGACGAAGTGCTCGACTACGGCTTCGACACGCAGCCTTTGGAAGAAAACCGTCAGTGCATCCGCGATTGGCGCAGCGTCGGACTCGGGCTCTTCGGCGTCGCCGACGCCTTCGTCGCCATGAAGCTCGCCTACGGAAGCCGCGAGAGCTGCGACTTCATCCAAGGCGTGCTGCGCACGATGTTCACGGAAGCCGCACGCACTTCCGCCGCTCTCGCGAAAGAAAAGGGCGCCTTCGGCAAATACGACTGGGAAAAGACGAAGAAATCGCCGCTCATCCAACGTCTCGCCGAGGAAGCGCCCGAGGTCTACGCCGAGATCAAAGAGTACGGCCTTAGAAACGGCACGCTTCTTTCCATCGCGCCGACGGGCACGATCTCGCTCCTCATGGGCGTATTCTCGGGCGGCTGCGAGCCTCTCTATCAGATCAGCTACGAGCGCACGACGCACAAGATGGAGGAAGGAAGCGGCTCCTTCCGCGTCTACGCACACTCCGTCAGCGATCTGCTCGACTATCACAAGCTGCCGCACGACCTCACGAACGAGGACATCAAGAAGCGTTTCCCGTGGGTCATCGAGAGCCACGACGTGCCCTACCTGCACCGCGTCGAACTGCAGGCGGCCATGCAGAAGTACGTCGACAACTCCATCTCCTCGACGGTGAACTTGAAGCACGCAGCGACGCCCGCCGACATCAGGAACATCTACCTCGCGGCATGGAAATCGCGCTGCAAGGGCATCACGGTTTTCCGCGACGGCTGCAAGCGCGGCAACATCCTCGGCGTCAAGGAAGCCGCCGAGCAGGAAATCGCCTACGACACCGTGCGTCCACGCCGCCGCGACAACATCGCGCGGCTCGAAGGTGTGACGCTCCTTCGTCATACGTCGTGCGTCGACAAGATGTACATCACGGTCAACAAGACCTCCGACGGCGACGTCTTCGAGCTCTTCACGAACACCTCGGGCGGCTGTCAGTCGAACATCGCGACGATCACGCGCCTGACCTCTCTCGCACTGCGCTCGGGCGTGCGCGTCAAGGACATCATCAAGCAGCTGACCGTCAGCCGCTGCTCCGCCTGCCAAGCCCTGATCCGCAGCGGACGCAAAGACATCTCGCTCTCGTGCGGCAGTGCCATCGGCACGGCTCTCGCCGAAATCTACAACGAATGCCAAAAGGACGAGACGGCGAAATACAAGGACAAGAGCGACGACAAGGCGATCAACAAAGAATGCCCCGAATGCAAGCGCCACACCCTGCGCCCCGAAGGCAACTGCGTGACCTGCACCTATTGCGGCTGGTCGAAATGTGAATAG
- a CDS encoding glycosyltransferase family protein produces MNEDAKKIAFISCVNDEEMYAECVRYLRHLDLPQGVSAELVPVHGAPSMAAGYEAARRASSAQYKVYLHQDILLTEKRIIFRLWEIFREKPEVGLIGLTGCRHMSPDGVWWNAKECYGSVWQIRDPEAMDLLEQRPVPDAGIEAEALDGIFLATQTDVPWRDDLFTGWHFYDISASMEYRRRGMRLMIPHFEKPPCIHETGRKRLDDSWETARQVFLAEYGKELQHG; encoded by the coding sequence ATGAACGAAGACGCGAAGAAGATCGCCTTCATCTCATGCGTGAACGATGAGGAGATGTATGCCGAGTGCGTGCGCTACCTCAGGCATCTCGATCTGCCGCAGGGCGTTTCGGCCGAGCTTGTTCCCGTGCACGGCGCACCGTCGATGGCGGCGGGCTACGAGGCGGCGCGGCGGGCATCGTCGGCACAGTATAAGGTGTATCTCCATCAGGACATCTTGCTGACGGAAAAAAGAATCATCTTCCGGCTATGGGAAATTTTTCGTGAGAAACCAGAGGTGGGGCTTATTGGTCTCACAGGCTGTCGCCACATGTCGCCCGATGGCGTATGGTGGAATGCGAAAGAATGCTATGGCTCGGTTTGGCAGATCCGCGATCCTGAGGCGATGGATCTGTTGGAGCAGCGTCCTGTACCGGATGCAGGAATCGAAGCAGAGGCGCTCGACGGCATCTTCCTGGCGACGCAGACGGATGTGCCGTGGCGCGACGATCTCTTCACGGGTTGGCACTTTTATGATATTTCGGCTTCCATGGAGTATCGGCGGCGCGGCATGCGCCTCATGATCCCGCATTTTGAAAAGCCGCCGTGCATCCATGAGACGGGGCGCAAGCGCCTTGACGACTCCTGGGAGACGGCGAGGCAGGTCTTTCTCGCCGAATACGGAAAAGAATTGCAGCATGGCTGA